A genomic region of Silurus meridionalis isolate SWU-2019-XX chromosome 7, ASM1480568v1, whole genome shotgun sequence contains the following coding sequences:
- the LOC124388510 gene encoding GTPase IMAP family member 4-like, with protein MEKRTIVLLGKTGVGKSATGNTILRRNRFESRRSVDSVTKECAFEEAVIHGKSVRVVDTPGFFDTEMSDKELAKELARSFYLSQQGVHAFLLVIPYGTFTKQEEEIITKVQKVFGKKVTNHMIILFTKADGVKNSDIKNSSNEHLKRSLQKCGDRYLMFDNTAQDSTTQVTDLLEMIERVVEHNSGKSYTNKVYKAAQRFDFKTFWKKFKRFFLKLAAKLKKKADEFF; from the coding sequence ATGGAGAAAAGAACCATCGTACTGCTGGGGAAGACTGGTGTTGGGAAGAGTGCAACAGGAAACACCATCTTGAGGAGGAACAGATTTGAGTCACGTCGATCCGTAGATTCTGTAACAAAGGAGTGTGCATTTGAGGAGGCAGTAATTCATGGAAAGAGTGTACGTGTAGTTGATACACCAGGATTCTTTGATACAGAAATGTCAGATAAGGAATTAGCCAAAGAGCTAGCCAGGAGTTTTTATCTTTCACAACAAGGGGTTCATGCCTTCCTTTTGGTTATTCCATATGGGACATTTACAAAGCAGGAGGAAGAAATCATTACAAAGGTACAGAAGGTCTTTGGTAAGAAAGTGACTAATCACATGATTATACTTTTCACTAAAGCTGATGGGGTGAAAAATAGTGACATAAAAAATAGCTCTAATGAACACCTGAAAAGAAGTTTACAAAAGTGTGGAGATAGATATCTGATGTTTGACAACACAGCACAAGACAGCACAACACAGGTTACTGATCTTCTAGAAATGATAGAAAGAGTGGTAGAGCATAACAGTGGAAAGAGCTACACCAACAAAGTGTACAAGGCAGCACAAAGATTTGACTTCAAAACATTCTGGAAAAAATTTAAACGATTTTTTCTCAAGCTAGCTgctaaattaaagaaaaaagctgATGAGTTTTTTTAA
- the LOC124388481 gene encoding legumain-like — translation MASNRKQWFLLAAGSKDWVNYRHQADVCHAYQVLHQNGIPDEQIVVMMYDDIAYNHENPFPGNIINVPKGPDVYSGVPKDYTGEHVSAANFLAVLRGDSQAIRKSGRKKVIKSRANDSIFIYLSDHGGHGIFHFPNSTLYAHELIDTVKEMSRKGQFSEMVIYMEACHAGSMLDELPRFSKVYAVAACTPDESSYACFHDKRRNAFLADVFTAYWLHHTKSKKLMISTFDDQFKYMKRKVQENGTELGVSQTPCHYGNAAILHLPLSELLGCSSERVRREYKSQSRNFEVNDAVESANVPLLIQENRIRNEQNIRRRADLQRKQNELKRKQKIMDKAMQKIAQRCTADGGSQALSERCEATRLYELKVVAERFRTTIFNWDEEAFVVTRSHLQVLVNLCECGLEVQSITAAIDYVGQRIRF, via the exons ATGGCCAGCAACAGGAAACAGTGGTTTCTCCTGGCAGCAGGTTCTAAAGACTGGGTAAACTACAGACACCAG GCTGATGTGTGTCACGCTTACCAAGTCCTACACCAGAACGGCATTCCGGATGAACAgattgtggtgatgatgtatGATGACATCGCTTATAACCATGA gaaTCCTTTCCCTGGCAACATCATCAATGTACCAAAAGGTCCAGATGTTTACAGTGGTGTTCCTAAAGACTACACTGGAGAG CACGTATCTGCTGCAAACTTCTTGGCTGTTCTACGTGGAGATTCACAAGCTATAAGGAAAAGTGGCAGGAAAAAAGTCATCAAAAG TCGTGCAAATGATTCTATCTTCATCTACTTATCAGACCATGGAGGCCACGGAATCTTTCATTTTCCCAATTCTACA CTTTATGCTCATGAACTCATTGACACAGTGAAAGAGATGTCCAGGAAAGGCCAATTTTCAGAG ATGGTGATTTACATGGAAGCGTGCCATGCAGGATCAATGCTCGATGAGCTGCCGAGATTTAGCAAAG tgtatgCCGTTGCAGCATGTACGCCAGATGAGAGCTCGTATGCCTGCTTCCACGACAAAAGGAGGAACGCGTTTCTCGCTGATGTTTTTACTGCATACTGGCTACATCACACCAAGAGT aaaaagcTAATGATCAGCACTTTTGATGACCAGTTTAAATACATGAAAAGGAAAGTCCAAGAAAACGGGACAGAATTGGGAGTGAGTCAGACACCCTGTCATTATGGAAACGCG gcGATTCTCCACCTCCCCCTGAGTGAACTTCTGGGATGTTCCTCTGAACGCGTTAGGAGGGAATACAAATCCCAGTCACGCAACTTTGAAGTGAACGATGCTGTAGAAAGCGCAAATGTTCCACTTTTAATCCAAGaaaacaggattagaaatgaacaGAACATCAGGAGGAGAGCGGATCTCCAGAGGAAACAGAACGAGCTTAAGAGA AAGCAGAAGATAATGGATAAGGCCATGCAGAAGATCGCTCAGCGCTGCACTGCTGATGGAGGTTCACAAGCTCTGAGTGAGAGATGTGAAGCGACTCGACTGTACGAGCTCAAAGTCGTAGCTGAGCGTTTTAGAACAACAATCTTCAACTGGGATGAAGAGGCG tTTGTTGTCACTCGTTCACACCTGCAGGTTTTGGTGAatctgtgtgagtgtgggttggagGTTCAGAG CATCACTGCAGCCATTGATTATGTTGGTCAACGGATTCGGTTCTAA